From Lutra lutra chromosome 14, mLutLut1.2, whole genome shotgun sequence, a single genomic window includes:
- the IFIT5 gene encoding interferon-induced protein with tetratricopeptide repeats 5 yields MSEIPKDSLKAILLELECHFTWNLLKEDIDLFDVEDTIGQQLEFLTTKSRLTLYNLLAYVKHLKGQNKDALECLEQAEEIIRQEHSDKEEIRSLVTWGNYAWVYYHMDHLKESQKYIEKIGNVCKKLSSPSNYKLECPEIDCEKGWALLKFGGKYYQRAKAAFEKALEVEPDNPEFNIGYAITVYRLDDSDREGSIKSFSLGPLRKAVTLNPDNSYIKVFLALKLQDVHAEAEGERYIEEILDQISSQPYVLRYAAKFYRRKNSWDKALELLKKALEVTPTSSFLHHQMGLCYRAQMIQIKKATRNRPKGKDKLKVDELITSAIFHFKAAVEKDSMFAFAYTDLANMYAEGGQYSNAEDIFQKALRLENITDDHKHQIHYHYGRFQEFHRKSESTAIHHYLEALKVKDRSSLRTKLTSALKKLAVKRLGHNASDVQSLSALGFVYRLEGEKRQAAEYYERAQKVDPENEEFLTALCELRLSI; encoded by the coding sequence TGAAATTCCTAAGGACTCCTTGAAGGCCATCCTGTTGGAGTTAGAATGTCACTTTACATGGAATTTACTTAAGGAAGACATTGATCTGTTTGATGTGGAAGATACAATTGGGCAACAACTTGAATTTCTTACCACAAAATCCAGACTCACTCTTTATAACCTATTGGCCTATGTGAAACACCTGAAAGGCCAAAATAAAGATGCTCTAGAGTGCCTGGaacaagcagaagaaataatCCGGCAAGAACACTCAGACAAAGAGGAAATACGAAGTCTGGTCACTTGGGGAAACTATGCCTGGGTATATTATCACATGGACCATCTCAAAGAATCTCAGAAGTATATAGAGAAGATAGGGAACGTTTGCAAGAAATTGTCCAGTCCTTCTAATTACAAGTTGGAGTGTCCTGAGATTGACTGTGAAAAAGGATGGGCACTCTTGAAATTTGGAGGAAAGTATTACCAAAGGGCTAAAGCAGCTTTTGAGAAGGCTTTGGAAGTTGAACCTGACAATCCAGAATTTAACATCGGCTATGCCATCACAGTGTACCGGCTGGATGATTCTGACAGAGAAGGGTCTATAAAGAGCTTTTCCCTGGGCCCTCTGAGGAAAGCTGTTACCTTGAACCCAGATAACTCCTACATTAAGGTTTTTCTGGCACTGAAGCTTCAAGATGTACATGCAGAAGCTGAAGGGGAAAGGTATATTGAAGAAATCCTGGACCAGATATCATCCCAACCATATGTCCTTCGTTATGCAGCCAAATTCTACAGGAGAAAAAATTCCTGGGACAAAGCTCTGGAACTTTTGAAAAAGGCTTTGGAGGTGACACCAACCTCTTCCTTCCTGCATCACCAGATGGGACTTTGCTATAGGGCACAAATGATCCAAATCAAGAAGGCCACACGAAACAGACCTAAAGGAAAGGATAAACTGAAAGTTGATGAGCTGATTACATCtgctatttttcatttcaaagcagCTGTGGAAAAGGACTCTATGTTTGCATTTGCCTACACGGATCTGGCCAACATGTATGCTGAGGGAGGCCAGTACAGCAATGCTgaagacattttccaaaaagCCCTTCGTCTGGAGAACATAACTGATGATCACAAACATCAGATCCACTATCATTATGGTCGCTTTCAGGAATTTCACCGTAAATCAGAAAGTACTGCTATCCACCATTATTTAGAAGCCTTAAAGGTCAAAGACCGGTCATCCCTACGCACCAAATTGACAAGTGCTCTGAAGAAATTGGCTGTCAAGAGACTCGGTCACAATGCTTCAGATGTGCAGAGTTTAAGTGCACTAGGTTTTGTTTACAggctggaaggagaaaaaaggcagGCTGCTGAGTACTATGAGAGGGCCCAAAAGGTAGATCCAGAAAATGAAGAATTCCTTACTGCTCTCTGTGAGCTTCGACTTTCTATTTAA